In Macrobrachium nipponense isolate FS-2020 chromosome 36, ASM1510439v2, whole genome shotgun sequence, a genomic segment contains:
- the LOC135203647 gene encoding DNA-directed RNA polymerase III subunit RPC9-like, producing the protein MEIVNSKGPILSNWEVYALLQDLCSQDGKGRRSLAKTQTHFAKIAFDTLKYLEKTPCRTQSPEVIHSFLESIKDFKLTKAEKLQLINLRPTTPVEMQLIIEDSEERLTEEQVDQLITLIDHHLPDSPEQMVNGKPNQ; encoded by the exons ATGGAAAT tGTAAACAGCAAAGGGCCAATTCTGAGTAACTGGGAAGTTTATGCACTGCTTCAAGATCTATGTTCTCAGGATGGAAAAGGAAGACGAAGCTTGGCCAAGACGCAGACGCATTTCGCTAAGATAGCTTTTGAT ACTCTGAAGTACCTTGAGAAAACACCATGTCGCACCCAAAGTCCAGAGGTAATTCACAGCTTCCTCGAGTCAATTAAGGATTTCAAACTGACCAAAGCTGAAAAACTCCAGCTGATAAACTTACGACCGACAACTCCTGTTGAGATGCAGTTG ATCATTGAAGACAGTGAGGAGCGTCTGACAGAGGAGCAAGTGGATCAGCTCATCACGTTAATAGACCACCACCTGCCCGACAGTCCTGAGCAGATGGTAAATGGAAAGCCAAATCAATAA
- the LOC135203645 gene encoding COP9 signalosome complex subunit 6-like, translating into MSSMEVDEEMVAEPTSSSAQSSGVSTSESASKATSASTSGAAPTSPAPPPAQPQMSASSGPSGFGDTSTVESVMASPGTVGSVSVSLHPLVILNISEHWTRQRAKEGKPSQVLGALIGKQTGRHIEIMNSFELSYDVLDGHIIINRDYYTLKEEQYKQVFSDLDLLGWYTTGDTPGPPDLLVHKQICDLLDSPVFLKLNPMARDTDLPVSIYESVLDLVNGTSTMLLVELQYTLATEEAERIGVDHVARMSSHDTQESSLVAENLQAQYSAIKMLASRVRLISEYVRASQRGEVEFNHEILRQVNALAHRLPVLNSDKFRGEFYNQCNDVALMSYLGTITKCCNTMNRFINRFNLLHERLAMGRRMRGLFF; encoded by the exons ATGTCGAGCATGGAAGTGGACGAAGAAATGGTGGCAGAGCCCACCTCCTCCTCTGCTCAATCTAGTGGAGTAAGCACTAGTGAAAGTGCCAGCAAGGCTACAAGTGCATCAACATCTGGGGCTGCTCCCACTTCCCCTGCACCTCCACCAGCTCAACCTCAGATGT CTGCTAGTAGTGGACCTTCTGGCTTTGGTGACACTAGCACCGTGGAGTCAGTGATGGCCTCTCCTGGAACAGTGGGTAGCGTATCAGTTTCCCTTCACCCTCTTGTCATACTCAACATATCCGAGCACTGGACACGTCAGAGAGCCAAAGAGGGAAAACCATCACAAG TGCTTGGTGCTCTTATTGGAAAGCAGACAGGGAGACACATTGAGATCATGAATTCCTTTGAGCTGAGCTACGATGTGCTTGACGGCCATATAATTATTAATCGGGATTACTACACCTTGAAAGAAGAACAGT ATAAACAGGTATTCAGTGACTTGGATCTACTAGGATGGTATACCACTGGGGACACTCCTGGACCACCTGATCTTCTGGTCCATAAGCAAATTTGCGATCTTTTAGATAGTCCAGTCTTCTTGAAGCTCAATCCAATGGCAAGAGATACAGAT TTGCCTGTTAGTATTTATGAAAGCGTCCTCGACTTAGTGAATGGAACATCCACAATGTTATTGGTGGAATTGCAGTACACACTAGCAACTGAGGAAGCTGAACGAATAGGTGTAGATCATGTGGCAAGAATGTCTTCACATGACACTCAGGAAAGCTCTTTag TTGCTGAAAATCTTCAGGCTCAGTATAGCGCCATCAAGATGCTAGCAAGCCGTGTTAGGTTGATATCCGAGTATGTACGAGCCAGTCAACGTGGAGAAGTTGAATTCAATCATGAGATTCTTCGCCAGGTGAATGCTCTGGCACATCGGCTACCCGTTCTTAATAGTGATAAATTCAGGGGCGAGTTTTATAAT caaTGCAACGATGTGGCCCTCATGTCTTACCTAGGAACCATCACCAAATGCTGCAACACAATGAACAGGTTTATAAATCGATTTAACCTTCTGCATGAAAGGTTAGCCATGGGCAGAAGAATGCGTGGCTTGTTCTTCTGA